From a region of the Mytilus galloprovincialis chromosome 3, xbMytGall1.hap1.1, whole genome shotgun sequence genome:
- the LOC143068523 gene encoding WD repeat and FYVE domain-containing protein 2-like translates to MAAEIKPSQNKQGNTRKPVLISKLEGFQDDVNMAVIIPREDGVVTVSDDKTLRVWLKRDTGQYWPSICHTLPSEAASLTYNGETRRLFVGLNNGTISEFLLSEDYNKITQMRDYLAHQARVNCVRFSLNCEWVLSCSRDKYFQWHCSETGRRLGGYQVSAWCLCVEFDEQSKYAFVGDYSGQISVLKISNTNFDLIVTLKGHSGSVRSLSWDINRSWLFSGSFDQSAIVWDIGGRRGTAFELQGHRDKVLGLAYAAGCKQLLTGSDDCILGIWNMEAERQETPGWEESDICQKCEAPFFWNVRRIWESKTMGVRQHHCRKCGKAVCNKCSEKKSRLPILGFEYDVRVCEECFASISPEEKAPLATFHDMKHPIQYMYLEETRKRLLTVGKDRVVKIWDVSQVLH, encoded by the exons ATGGCAGCAGAAATAAAGCCATCACAAAATAAGCAAGGAAACACAAGAAAACCTGTTCTAATAAGTAAATTAGAAGGTTTTCAAGATGACGTCAATATGGCAGTTATAATCCCTCGGGAAGACGGTGTTGTCACTGTCAGCGATGACAA GACATTAAGAGTATGGTTAAAAAGAGATACAGGACAGTATTGGCCAAGTATTTGTCATACATTGCCTT CTGAGGCAGCATCATTAACATACAATGGAGAAACTAGGAGACTATTTGTTGGATTAAATAATGGAACCATTTCA gaaTTCCTTTTATCGGAAGACTATAATAAAATTACACAAATGAGAGATTATCTAG CACATCAAGCTAGAGTAAATTGTGTAAGATTTTCTCTTAACTGTGAATGGGTGCTAAGTTGTAGCCGAGATAAATATTTCCAGTGGCATTGTTCAGAGACTGGTAGACGATTAGGTGGATACCAAGTATCAGCATGGTGCCTTTGTGTAGA ATTCGATGAACAATCAAAATATGCTTTTGTTGGAGATTATTCTGGGCAGATATCAgtgttaaaaatttcaaatacaaattttgatttaataGTGACATTAAAGGGTCATTCAG GTAGTGTTAGGAGTTTATCATGGGACATCAATAGAAGCTGGTTATTCTCTGGAAGTTTTGATCAGTCTGCTATAGTTTGGGATATAGGGGGAAGAAGAGGTACAGCTTTTGAATTACAAGGTCACAG GGATAAAGTATTAGGTTTGGCGTATGCAGCAGGCTGTAAACAATTACTGACTGGTTCAGATGATTGTATATTAGGGATATGGAATATGGAAGCTGAGAGACAAGAG ACTCCAGGATGGGAAGAGAGTGATATTTGTCAAAAATGTGAAGCACCATTCTTTTGGAATGTTAGACGAATTTGGGAGAGTAAAACAATGGGTGTACGACAG CATCATTGTAGAAAATGTGGTAAAGCTGTTTGTAATAAATGTAGTGAAAAGAAATCCAGACTACCAATTTTAGGTTTTGAATATGACGTACGGGTTTGTGAAGAATGTTTTGCCAGCATATCACCGGAAGA GAAAGCCCCACTAGCAACATTTCATGACATGAAGCATCCTATACAGTACATGTACTTAGAGGAAACAAGAAAAAGACTTCTTACTGTAGGAAAAGATAGAGTTGTCAAG ATATGGGATGTAAGTCAAGTCCTGCATTGA